In Chroicocephalus ridibundus chromosome 4, bChrRid1.1, whole genome shotgun sequence, one genomic interval encodes:
- the TMEM170A gene encoding transmembrane protein 170A — protein MEGGEAGGGGGLLQQILSLRLVPRVGNGTTTYSSPLSTFPEMWYGVFLWALVSSLSFHVPAALLALFTLRHHKYGRFMSVSLLLMGIVGPITAGILTSAAIAGVYRAAGKKMIPFEALILGVGQTFCVVVVSFLRILATL, from the exons ATGGAGGGcggcgaggcgggcggcggcggggggcttcTGCAACAGATCCTCAGCCTCCGCCTGGTGCCCCGTGTGGGCAACGGTACCACCACCTACTCCAGCCCGCTCTCCACCTTCCCAG AGATGTGGTATGGCGTCTTCCTGTGGGCCCtggtctcctccctctccttccacgTCCCGGCCGCTTTGCTAGCGCTCTTCACGCTCAGGCATCACAAGTACGGCAGGTTCATGTCCGTGAGCCTCCTGCTGATGGGCATCGTGGGACCCATCACCGCCGGCATCCTGACAA gTGCTGCCATTGCTGGAGTTTACAGAGCTGCGGGGAAAAAAATGATTCCCTTCGAAGCCCTCATTTTAGGAGTGGGCCAGACATTCTGCGTGGTGGTGGTTTCGTTTCTGCGCATTTTAGCCACTCTCTAG